In the genome of Massilibacillus massiliensis, one region contains:
- a CDS encoding methyl-accepting chemotaxis protein has protein sequence MENIRVLTVAGGKAIAEELLAAIKPVMGKNMQGRACAFKEIGHDITEDLVVCVSSRIAETSQKVSSDKLVGVDMVPAGEFFVALAQVPAGQDVYVFNNSTSYAKQLVRYCEDMGIHHINFKLIPYDEISEREVTAALETAEYLVGIETIVGAGGYLTKYRHVLKSNVQLIVAKRVLNVEAACALMRWVSLFEYRQLAGNVQNSSNALSEQIHHISEVVAAVGQAFEEETASFRALNEKMNLGIEQLSQISGLSTILVDAAKNIGKIVDTIKHISSETNLLALNATIEAARVGELGRGFSVVAREVGKLAVESQKSTETIYRAVEEIQNSTQEIVQPLKDLSGSMTANKELFVKMATDSQKESQAIQGIFTALDHMKASSNHLVEVTRQLSEVK, from the coding sequence GTGGAAAATATTCGTGTCTTAACAGTTGCAGGTGGTAAAGCAATTGCTGAAGAGCTTTTGGCTGCGATAAAACCGGTTATGGGAAAAAACATGCAAGGAAGAGCTTGTGCTTTTAAAGAAATTGGTCATGACATCACCGAAGATCTTGTCGTATGCGTTTCTTCACGAATAGCAGAAACCTCACAAAAAGTTTCTAGTGACAAACTTGTCGGTGTAGATATGGTACCAGCAGGAGAATTTTTTGTTGCGTTGGCGCAGGTTCCAGCGGGGCAGGATGTGTATGTCTTCAATAACTCAACAAGTTACGCGAAGCAGCTTGTACGTTATTGTGAAGATATGGGAATTCATCATATTAATTTTAAACTGATTCCTTATGATGAAATTTCGGAACGCGAAGTTACTGCAGCGTTGGAAACAGCGGAGTATCTTGTTGGAATTGAAACAATCGTAGGAGCAGGCGGATATTTAACTAAATATCGGCATGTACTAAAATCAAATGTACAATTAATTGTTGCAAAACGAGTGTTGAATGTTGAAGCTGCTTGTGCGCTAATGCGTTGGGTTAGTTTATTCGAATATCGGCAACTAGCGGGGAACGTCCAAAACAGTTCAAATGCGTTATCTGAGCAAATTCATCATATTAGTGAAGTCGTTGCAGCAGTAGGACAAGCATTTGAGGAAGAGACGGCGTCTTTTCGAGCTTTAAATGAAAAAATGAATTTAGGGATAGAGCAGCTGTCGCAAATTAGTGGTTTATCAACAATTCTTGTTGATGCCGCAAAAAATATCGGTAAAATCGTGGATACGATAAAACATATTTCGAGTGAAACAAATTTGCTGGCATTGAATGCTACGATAGAGGCGGCGCGTGTGGGCGAATTAGGACGCGGTTTTTCTGTTGTTGCACGCGAAGTGGGTAAATTGGCAGTTGAAAGTCAAAAATCGACAGAAACGATTTATCGTGCGGTTGAAGAGATTCAAAATTCAACACAAGAGATTGTGCAGCCCTTAAAAGATTTATCTGGAAGTATGACAGCAAATAAAGAATTGTTTGTGAAGATGGCAACAGATTCACAGAAGGAAAGCCAAGCAATACAAGGTATATTCACTGCGTTAGATCATATGAAAGCAAGCAGCAATCATCTGGTAGAAGTCACAAGACAGCTAAGTGAAGTAAAATAA
- a CDS encoding methionine ABC transporter permease, with protein sequence MSADMVMLLVKALGETTYMVFVSSLISAIVGIPLGVILVTTDKGHILENLTINRVLGAVVNAARSTPFIILMVAIIPLTRMIVGTSIGTTAAMVPLTIAAIPFVGRLVETSLKEVEYGVIEAAKAMGATPMQIIWHVLLPEAMPSLISGITITIISLIGYSAMAGAIGGGGLGDLAIRYGYQRFRGDVMLATVIILIIQVQLVQSIGDAISRRLNKR encoded by the coding sequence ATGTCAGCTGATATGGTTATGTTGCTTGTGAAGGCACTTGGCGAAACAACCTATATGGTCTTCGTATCTTCCCTGATTTCGGCAATCGTAGGAATTCCGCTCGGCGTTATTCTAGTAACTACAGATAAGGGACATATTTTAGAAAATTTGACGATAAATCGCGTTTTGGGCGCTGTTGTTAACGCAGCGAGGTCAACACCGTTTATTATTTTAATGGTAGCAATTATTCCACTTACGAGGATGATTGTTGGCACATCGATTGGTACCACTGCAGCAATGGTGCCACTTACCATTGCTGCCATTCCATTCGTGGGGCGTTTAGTAGAAACTTCTTTAAAAGAAGTTGAGTATGGCGTGATTGAGGCCGCTAAAGCGATGGGGGCAACGCCGATGCAGATTATCTGGCATGTGCTATTGCCGGAAGCAATGCCTTCCTTAATTTCTGGAATTACGATTACGATTATCAGCTTAATTGGCTATTCGGCAATGGCTGGTGCAATCGGCGGCGGTGGGCTAGGAGATCTGGCAATTCGTTATGGATATCAACGTTTCCGCGGTGATGTTATGCTTGCAACCGTCATTATTTTAATTATTCAAGTACAACTGGTGCAATCTATTGGTGATGCGATTTCCAGACGTCTAAACAAACGCTAG
- a CDS encoding sigma 54-interacting transcriptional regulator, whose protein sequence is MMRKQIQQYIAEEDHNQPYTDTALAKKFLVSREYVTSLRKELKIQDSRERKQAYIYEEMQRMMQRNKAYSKQEMQETLRKKGYSLSIYLLNKYIKTAHMRQDPAEDLACAERDEEEGTEQDAFANLVGVGGSLNPLIQQAKATMLYPPHGLHCLIVGETGVGKSELVEAMYRFALKARSLPDNAPFHVLNCADYAENSQLLITQLFGAVKGAYTGAVTDRKGLIEQTDGGILFLDEVHRLSAEGQEMLFHLIDKGSYRRLGETYAARQANVQLIAATTENIETALLATFKRRIPMLIHLPPLLDRPLTERLQLIQRFFSYESSRMNAKLEVSLDVIKAFLLYDCKGNIGQLRSDIQVICAKSFLNYVTKKEDAVKVDLSGLSLYVKKGLLKIQSQRQALESLVWKDFLFHPKQCQVPTLLEEDVYSFPKEFYGSIEKLHMNCMQKGMNEQQVKELVGDEIKRNLQRVMVHVKHRLAPLSLQEVAKVIGDEAIYLAQEVLKIAEAELGKLDESLVYCLAIHLNATFARLNQGKKIINPNLEDVKRKFKQEYAVAEKMVALIKKRCQMDLPEDETSYIALYLHGNEKEEEGNVGVVVATHGNVGGSMLEIANKLLNMTHGKPFNMSFDEKPGAALERLSAVVRHADEGKGVLILADLGSLLTFGEMIQVRTKIRVETMDRVDTVMVIEALRRSVLPGSNLANVVQGIESLNYLSPKNHIKTSLLLRKKAILTICFTGEGVALYCKEQLKKLFGEELHEVVYLHVGIIGSQDIDQQIENFSMQYDIVAVVGSVDPKLRGIPYFSVNMLLSKEGKEQLAELLAHSMRRPMPIEEKVNAVPQVIQRVKILLLGKAYDTKTKVLKKMCQLLINENYVKEGYEKAVLEREKMGAYLIHQTVALPHADSSYVYTSAILFAKTEKPILWAGKKRTQFICLLALDMNGKDDIRYLYQHFQSDEVIARLKTAVTEDDVRKVLLYRENVQKTAHLN, encoded by the coding sequence ATGATGAGAAAACAAATCCAACAATACATTGCCGAGGAAGATCATAATCAACCATATACGGATACAGCTCTGGCAAAAAAGTTTTTGGTCAGTCGGGAGTATGTTACTTCATTGCGTAAGGAGTTAAAAATACAAGATTCTAGAGAGCGGAAACAAGCCTATATTTATGAGGAAATGCAGCGTATGATGCAGAGGAACAAAGCGTATTCAAAGCAGGAAATGCAGGAAACATTAAGAAAAAAAGGTTATTCTTTATCAATTTATTTACTAAATAAATATATAAAAACAGCGCATATGCGCCAAGACCCCGCAGAAGATTTAGCTTGTGCAGAGCGCGATGAAGAAGAAGGTACAGAGCAGGATGCCTTTGCGAATCTAGTTGGCGTAGGCGGGAGTCTAAATCCCCTGATTCAGCAAGCGAAGGCGACCATGCTCTATCCACCGCATGGCTTACATTGTTTGATTGTTGGCGAGACTGGGGTTGGAAAAAGTGAGTTAGTCGAGGCGATGTATCGCTTTGCTTTAAAAGCGAGAAGTTTGCCGGATAATGCACCGTTTCATGTATTAAATTGCGCAGATTATGCTGAAAATTCACAACTTTTAATCACGCAGCTTTTTGGTGCAGTAAAGGGTGCTTATACTGGTGCGGTAACGGATCGAAAAGGATTGATTGAACAAACGGATGGTGGTATTTTGTTTCTTGATGAAGTACACCGTTTGTCAGCAGAAGGCCAAGAAATGTTATTTCATTTAATTGATAAAGGGAGTTATCGGCGATTAGGTGAAACGTATGCAGCACGGCAGGCAAATGTGCAACTGATTGCGGCAACTACGGAAAATATAGAGACAGCCTTACTTGCTACTTTTAAGCGGCGTATTCCGATGCTGATTCATCTTCCGCCGTTGCTTGATCGTCCATTAACAGAACGGCTTCAGCTTATTCAGAGATTTTTCAGCTATGAATCATCTAGAATGAATGCAAAACTAGAGGTTTCATTGGATGTGATCAAAGCCTTTCTTTTATATGATTGTAAAGGGAATATCGGGCAGCTCAGAAGTGATATTCAAGTGATTTGTGCAAAAAGTTTTTTAAACTATGTCACGAAAAAAGAAGACGCTGTAAAAGTAGATTTGTCGGGGCTTAGCCTATATGTAAAGAAAGGGCTGTTAAAGATTCAAAGTCAAAGGCAGGCACTGGAGAGTCTTGTCTGGAAGGATTTTTTGTTTCATCCTAAACAATGCCAGGTGCCAACTTTGCTTGAGGAGGATGTGTATAGTTTTCCAAAAGAGTTTTATGGATCTATTGAGAAATTACATATGAATTGTATGCAAAAGGGCATGAATGAACAACAGGTCAAGGAATTGGTCGGTGATGAAATAAAACGGAATTTACAGCGGGTTATGGTTCATGTAAAGCATCGATTAGCGCCGTTGAGCTTGCAGGAAGTTGCTAAAGTAATTGGAGATGAAGCGATATATTTAGCCCAAGAAGTTTTAAAAATTGCCGAAGCTGAATTAGGAAAATTGGATGAATCACTTGTCTATTGTTTAGCGATTCATTTAAATGCTACATTTGCCCGATTGAATCAAGGCAAGAAAATTATCAATCCCAATTTGGAAGATGTGAAAAGAAAGTTTAAGCAAGAATATGCGGTTGCGGAAAAAATGGTTGCTTTGATAAAAAAACGTTGTCAGATGGATTTACCTGAGGATGAGACGAGTTATATTGCGTTATATTTACATGGGAATGAGAAAGAAGAAGAAGGAAACGTCGGCGTGGTTGTGGCTACGCATGGAAATGTCGGCGGCAGCATGTTGGAAATTGCCAATAAATTGTTGAATATGACGCATGGAAAACCGTTTAATATGAGCTTTGATGAAAAACCAGGTGCGGCATTAGAACGTTTGAGTGCTGTGGTAAGACACGCGGATGAAGGAAAAGGGGTATTAATTCTTGCAGATTTAGGCTCTTTGCTTACTTTTGGAGAAATGATTCAAGTGCGAACTAAAATTCGGGTAGAGACAATGGATCGCGTGGATACCGTTATGGTGATTGAAGCTTTAAGACGCAGTGTTTTACCGGGATCGAATCTGGCGAATGTGGTGCAGGGGATAGAATCTTTAAATTATCTTTCACCTAAAAATCATATTAAAACGTCTTTGCTTTTACGCAAAAAAGCAATCCTAACGATTTGTTTTACAGGAGAGGGCGTTGCTCTATACTGTAAAGAGCAATTGAAAAAATTGTTTGGTGAAGAATTGCATGAAGTCGTATATTTACATGTTGGCATCATTGGCAGTCAGGATATTGATCAACAAATTGAGAACTTTTCAATGCAATATGATATTGTAGCTGTTGTCGGAAGTGTAGACCCAAAGCTTCGAGGCATTCCCTATTTTTCAGTGAATATGCTGTTGTCAAAGGAAGGCAAAGAACAGTTGGCCGAGTTATTAGCGCATTCGATGCGCAGACCAATGCCGATAGAAGAAAAAGTAAATGCAGTTCCGCAAGTGATTCAGCGTGTGAAGATTCTGCTCTTAGGGAAAGCATATGATACGAAAACCAAAGTGTTGAAAAAAATGTGTCAGTTACTTATAAATGAGAATTATGTAAAAGAAGGGTATGAAAAAGCGGTTTTAGAACGAGAGAAAATGGGGGCATACTTAATACACCAAACAGTAGCGCTGCCGCATGCAGATAGTTCATATGTTTATACATCTGCAATTTTGTTTGCCAAGACTGAAAAACCAATTCTATGGGCGGGAAAAAAGCGCACCCAATTTATCTGCTTGCTTGCACTTGATATGAATGGGAAAGATGACATTAGGTATCTTTATCAACATTTTCAATCTGATGAAGTTATTGCACGATTGAAAACTGCAGTAACTGAAGATGATGTGAGAAAGGTATTGCTTTATAGAGAAAATGTCCAAAAAACAGCGCACTTAAATTGA
- a CDS encoding aminotransferase class I/II-fold pyridoxal phosphate-dependent enzyme gives MREYKQVETPLLTAMRTYIEDGAIPFHTPGHKQGRGMHKVFRDVVTDTGLAMEVSLMAELDDLHEPQTCLKAAQELMAALYGADESYFVINGTTGAIHAMILAAVNPGDQIIVPRNAHRSVLGGIMLSGAIPIFMQPEIDQELGIAMAVTPEEVAKTIAKYPQAKAVLMVYPTYYGVAADLQKVAQIVHENSMLLLVDEAHGPHFKFYPTLPMQALDAGADLVAQSTHKIIGAMTQSSVLHVKGDRVDLNRLRAMLSLVQSTSPNYLLMASLDVARMQMATEGTQLLAKAIELSNWARKEINKIDGLYCFGEEKMTAGFYQLDVTKLTVTVKGLGLSGTEAEQILRHQYKIQAELSDIFNVLFIISYADQRNEVEGLVRSLADLAANYKRKCQQMSHESAVYPAIPAALLSPRDALFADKQTVLFAEAEGMVCAEMITFYPPGIPIICPGEKISRAVIAYCLQMQRAGLKVVGPEDVHLRKIKVVK, from the coding sequence TTGAGAGAATATAAACAGGTAGAAACACCGTTATTAACAGCGATGCGTACTTATATTGAGGACGGCGCAATTCCATTTCATACGCCTGGACATAAACAGGGCAGGGGTATGCACAAAGTTTTTCGAGATGTCGTTACAGACACAGGCTTAGCAATGGAAGTTTCTTTAATGGCTGAATTAGATGATTTGCATGAACCGCAGACATGTTTAAAAGCAGCCCAAGAATTGATGGCAGCTTTGTATGGAGCCGATGAAAGCTATTTTGTCATCAATGGAACCACAGGAGCGATTCATGCGATGATTCTTGCAGCGGTAAATCCAGGTGATCAGATCATCGTACCGCGCAATGCGCATCGATCCGTGCTCGGCGGGATTATGTTAAGTGGTGCTATACCGATTTTTATGCAGCCGGAGATTGATCAAGAGTTGGGAATTGCAATGGCAGTGACGCCAGAAGAGGTTGCGAAGACGATTGCAAAATACCCACAAGCAAAAGCCGTCCTCATGGTGTATCCGACGTATTATGGTGTGGCTGCAGATTTGCAGAAGGTTGCACAGATCGTTCATGAGAATTCGATGCTTTTGCTCGTGGACGAAGCGCATGGCCCGCATTTTAAATTCTATCCTACCCTGCCAATGCAGGCTTTGGATGCTGGTGCAGATCTCGTGGCGCAAAGTACGCATAAGATCATTGGTGCGATGACACAGAGTTCAGTATTGCATGTAAAAGGGGACCGTGTTGATCTAAATCGTCTGAGGGCAATGCTGAGCTTAGTGCAGTCAACAAGTCCTAACTATTTATTGATGGCTTCTTTGGATGTTGCTCGTATGCAAATGGCGACAGAGGGAACCCAACTGCTGGCCAAAGCGATTGAGCTGTCGAACTGGGCAAGAAAAGAAATTAATAAGATCGATGGATTATATTGTTTTGGTGAAGAAAAAATGACAGCAGGGTTTTATCAATTGGATGTTACAAAATTAACTGTGACTGTTAAGGGGCTGGGACTGAGCGGTACAGAAGCGGAACAAATTTTACGGCATCAGTATAAAATACAAGCAGAGTTATCCGATATTTTCAACGTGTTATTCATTATTTCATATGCAGATCAGCGCAATGAAGTAGAGGGGCTTGTACGGTCGCTTGCCGATTTAGCTGCCAATTATAAAAGGAAGTGTCAGCAAATGAGCCATGAATCGGCTGTATATCCAGCGATTCCAGCTGCGCTGCTGTCGCCGCGCGATGCATTGTTTGCCGATAAACAGACTGTTTTATTTGCAGAAGCTGAAGGTATGGTTTGTGCAGAGATGATTACGTTTTATCCTCCCGGTATTCCGATTATTTGTCCGGGTGAAAAAATTAGCCGTGCAGTCATTGCGTATTGTTTGCAAATGCAGCGGGCTGGTTTGAAAGTCGTTGGGCCAGAAGATGTTCACTTAAGGAAAATTAAAGTTGTGAAGTGA
- a CDS encoding type III PLP-dependent enzyme — MNSFRLTKEAVHHLAKEYTTPLLVVSLEQIAYNYRFLEEHLPKVKVFYAVKANPDERIVKTLADLGSHFDVASDGEMLQLTRMGISADRMVYANPFKTPKGLAVAKKTGVNKFTFDSESEIYKMAKAVPDGMVLLRVRVDNPKALVDLNKKFGAAPEDVISLLKIARAQGLDVGGLCFHVGSQSPTAEAHVEALQICRKLFDEAEKEGFHLRVLDIGGGLPISTLETEVDLLTIAKEIQEALDALFPATEIWAEPGRYLCGTAVNLITSVIGVQCRNHQQWYFLDDGVYGTFSGIIFDHWDFELDSFKDGEQKPVTFAGPSCDSLDVLFRDKMSPELEIGDVLLVPNCGAYTSASATEFNGFAKTPIIAWENVKNLIKK; from the coding sequence ATGAACAGTTTTCGACTAACAAAAGAGGCCGTACATCATTTAGCAAAGGAGTATACGACTCCGCTTTTAGTAGTATCGTTAGAACAAATAGCCTATAATTACCGATTTTTAGAGGAGCATTTACCTAAGGTAAAAGTTTTTTATGCGGTAAAAGCAAATCCGGATGAACGGATTGTAAAGACATTAGCCGATTTGGGATCGCATTTTGATGTAGCTTCAGACGGTGAGATGCTACAGTTGACAAGGATGGGAATTTCAGCTGACCGCATGGTTTATGCAAATCCTTTTAAAACACCAAAGGGACTTGCTGTTGCTAAAAAGACGGGTGTAAATAAATTTACTTTTGATAGTGAAAGCGAAATCTATAAAATGGCAAAGGCTGTACCAGACGGTATGGTTTTATTAAGAGTTCGTGTGGATAATCCAAAAGCTTTAGTGGATTTAAATAAAAAATTTGGTGCAGCACCAGAAGATGTAATCAGTCTTTTGAAGATAGCACGTGCACAAGGGTTAGACGTTGGTGGTTTATGTTTTCATGTCGGCAGCCAATCGCCGACAGCCGAAGCGCATGTTGAAGCGTTGCAAATATGTCGTAAATTATTTGATGAAGCGGAAAAAGAGGGCTTCCATCTGCGGGTTTTGGATATTGGCGGCGGATTGCCGATATCAACCTTGGAAACAGAAGTGGACTTACTTACGATAGCCAAAGAAATTCAGGAAGCACTTGATGCATTATTTCCTGCTACCGAAATTTGGGCGGAGCCTGGACGTTATCTCTGTGGTACCGCAGTTAATTTAATTACGAGTGTAATTGGTGTGCAGTGCAGAAACCATCAACAATGGTATTTCTTAGATGACGGTGTATATGGTACTTTCTCTGGTATTATTTTTGATCATTGGGATTTTGAGCTTGATTCATTTAAAGACGGAGAGCAGAAACCTGTAACTTTTGCTGGACCTAGCTGTGATTCATTGGATGTTTTATTCAGGGATAAAATGAGTCCGGAACTTGAAATTGGCGATGTTTTATTAGTTCCAAATTGCGGGGCGTATACGTCTGCGTCCGCTACAGAATTTAATGGTTTTGCAAAAACGCCAATCATTGCATGGGAGAACGTCAAAAATTTGATTAAAAAATAG
- a CDS encoding sensor histidine kinase yields MAIIDEKTLDQILKNTMQVMEESKTQIFEIYEGARNEVICVQNDIDVLKETLETTIKKVDELTALEKQSRQRLMDVSGNFKTYTEADIKLCYDQTKDLQVRLAVMHEQEQNLIKQRNDLEIRLRKLQKTAEKAKQLVAQVGVVLGYLTAQFSAVASKMESVHQDKLFAPLVIKAQEDERLRVSREIHDGPAQLMANVIYRSSACERLIDKDIEKAKEELRELREQIRICLSETRKIIFDLRPMTLDDLGLIATIHYFINKLEQRVGLTVDFNVIGAEAKVASHIEISLFRVIQEALNNVHKHAAVDHAKVVIEYNSEYISVVIEDAGQGFNLNEVDSTHRESDCYGLLGMEERVKILKGQMIVDSKAFQGTKIRVLVPLVDVE; encoded by the coding sequence ATGGCAATCATAGATGAAAAAACATTGGATCAAATCCTTAAAAACACGATGCAGGTAATGGAAGAAAGTAAAACACAGATTTTTGAGATTTATGAAGGTGCACGCAATGAAGTGATTTGTGTACAAAATGATATTGATGTGCTGAAAGAAACCTTGGAAACAACGATTAAGAAAGTCGATGAACTCACTGCCTTAGAGAAGCAGTCAAGGCAACGTCTGATGGATGTAAGCGGTAATTTTAAAACGTATACAGAAGCGGATATTAAACTTTGTTACGATCAAACGAAAGATTTACAGGTTCGTTTGGCAGTTATGCATGAGCAGGAGCAGAATCTGATCAAACAGCGAAATGATTTGGAAATTCGGCTCAGAAAATTGCAAAAAACGGCAGAGAAAGCAAAACAATTGGTTGCGCAGGTTGGTGTCGTTCTAGGCTATTTGACAGCACAATTTAGTGCGGTTGCATCCAAGATGGAAAGTGTGCATCAAGATAAATTATTTGCTCCGCTTGTGATCAAGGCACAGGAGGATGAGCGGCTTAGAGTTTCGCGGGAGATTCATGATGGTCCGGCGCAGCTTATGGCAAATGTAATTTATCGATCAAGTGCTTGTGAACGACTGATTGACAAGGATATAGAAAAAGCGAAAGAGGAACTCAGAGAACTTCGTGAGCAAATTCGTATTTGTTTAAGCGAAACGAGGAAGATTATTTTCGATTTACGGCCAATGACGCTGGATGATTTAGGTCTTATCGCGACGATTCATTATTTTATTAATAAACTAGAACAGCGTGTTGGTCTTACGGTTGATTTTAATGTAATTGGTGCAGAGGCAAAGGTAGCAAGTCATATTGAAATTAGTTTATTTAGAGTGATTCAAGAAGCATTGAATAATGTTCACAAGCATGCGGCAGTGGATCATGCGAAAGTTGTCATTGAATATAATAGCGAATACATATCTGTCGTGATTGAGGATGCCGGGCAGGGCTTTAATCTGAATGAGGTGGATAGTACCCATCGTGAATCGGATTGTTATGGCTTGCTTGGTATGGAAGAACGCGTCAAAATTTTAAAAGGTCAGATGATTGTTGATTCAAAAGCATTTCAAGGAACCAAAATTCGCGTATTGGTACCATTGGTGGATGTAGAATAG
- a CDS encoding methionine ABC transporter ATP-binding protein: MIKLSTIEKTYDGASGPIHALKGINLHVKRGEIYGVIGLSGAGKSTLIRCINMLEKPTKGIVVVDGEDLTAMNASQLRAARKNIGMIFQHFNLLSSATVYDNIAFPLRLIGMSKVEIEKKVLPLLELVGLADKRDQYPAQLSGGQKQRVGIARALASDPKVLLCDEATSALDPQTTKSILALIKDINQKLQLTVVLITHEMQVIKEICDKVAVIENGVIAEEGTVLEVFTNPQAEITKEFISVIINRDIPEAFKNAEISKTPVPGSNLLVRLSFIGDSADEPVISGVIRRFQVDTNIIYGNVDHIKNTPYGTLVLEITGEDAEIEKALKYLQDRNLGIEVIGYVS, translated from the coding sequence GTGATTAAACTTTCTACTATAGAAAAGACATATGATGGTGCATCAGGCCCAATCCACGCGCTTAAGGGGATCAATCTTCATGTAAAGCGCGGCGAGATTTACGGTGTGATTGGACTTAGTGGTGCAGGAAAAAGTACCTTAATTCGTTGTATCAATATGCTGGAAAAACCGACAAAAGGGATAGTCGTCGTGGATGGTGAAGATTTAACTGCAATGAATGCGAGCCAGCTTAGAGCTGCACGTAAAAATATTGGCATGATTTTTCAACATTTTAATTTGTTGTCTTCCGCAACTGTGTATGATAATATTGCGTTTCCTTTGAGACTCATTGGTATGAGTAAGGTAGAAATTGAAAAAAAAGTTTTACCATTATTAGAACTCGTCGGGCTGGCAGATAAAAGAGACCAGTATCCAGCACAGCTTTCTGGTGGTCAGAAGCAGCGTGTAGGGATTGCGAGAGCGCTTGCCAGTGATCCTAAAGTATTGCTTTGTGATGAAGCGACCTCGGCGCTTGATCCGCAAACGACCAAATCTATTCTGGCATTGATAAAGGATATTAACCAAAAATTGCAGTTAACCGTTGTATTGATTACGCATGAGATGCAGGTAATTAAAGAGATCTGTGATAAGGTCGCTGTTATTGAAAATGGGGTAATTGCAGAAGAAGGTACGGTTTTAGAAGTTTTTACAAATCCTCAGGCCGAGATTACAAAAGAATTTATTAGTGTAATTATCAATCGCGATATACCGGAAGCGTTTAAAAATGCCGAGATATCGAAAACTCCAGTTCCAGGCAGTAATTTATTGGTACGGTTATCGTTTATCGGTGATTCGGCAGATGAGCCTGTTATTTCTGGTGTGATTCGTAGATTTCAGGTAGATACAAATATCATTTATGGCAATGTCGATCATATTAAAAATACGCCGTATGGAACTTTGGTACTTGAGATCACAGGTGAAGATGCCGAAATTGAAAAGGCATTGAAATACTTACAAGATAGAAATCTGGGAATTGAGGTGATTGGCTATGTCAGCTGA
- a CDS encoding MetQ/NlpA family ABC transporter substrate-binding protein, with translation MRKIGLLLVTLLMVVFAVAGCGKSEAPAADKGADSSAKTVLKVGATAVPHAEILEVVKPLLAKEGIDLQIVEFSDYVQPNLAVADKELDANYFQHTPYLEKFAAERNLKLVNVAGIHIEPMGIYSKKVKKLEELAEGSSVAIPNDPTNGGRALALLAKAGLITLKDGVGINGTVADVVQNDKKLSFKELEAAQIPRSLDDVTIAVINTNYALEANLTPSKDALFIEQNDSPYVNILVARQGDENRPEIQKLVKAMKSEEVKKFINEKYKGAILPAF, from the coding sequence ATGAGGAAGATTGGTTTATTGCTTGTTACTTTGTTGATGGTGGTTTTTGCTGTAGCTGGTTGTGGTAAATCTGAGGCTCCGGCAGCGGATAAAGGCGCAGATTCATCTGCAAAAACTGTATTAAAAGTTGGTGCTACAGCAGTACCACACGCTGAAATTTTGGAAGTTGTAAAACCTTTGCTTGCAAAAGAGGGAATTGATTTACAAATTGTTGAGTTCAGTGATTATGTGCAGCCGAATTTAGCAGTTGCGGATAAGGAGTTAGATGCAAACTATTTTCAACATACGCCTTATTTAGAAAAATTTGCTGCAGAACGTAATTTAAAATTAGTCAATGTTGCAGGGATTCATATCGAACCAATGGGGATTTATTCAAAGAAAGTGAAAAAATTAGAGGAACTTGCTGAAGGCAGTTCCGTAGCAATACCAAATGATCCAACCAATGGCGGTCGTGCGTTGGCACTTTTAGCGAAAGCTGGGCTTATTACATTAAAAGATGGCGTTGGAATTAATGGAACTGTTGCTGATGTAGTACAAAATGATAAAAAGTTAAGCTTTAAAGAATTAGAAGCGGCACAGATTCCTCGTTCTTTAGATGATGTTACAATTGCAGTCATAAATACGAACTATGCATTGGAAGCCAATTTGACACCTTCCAAAGATGCGTTGTTTATTGAACAAAACGATTCTCCTTATGTAAATATTCTAGTTGCACGCCAAGGTGATGAAAATCGTCCTGAAATTCAAAAGCTTGTAAAAGCAATGAAATCTGAAGAAGTAAAGAAATTCATCAACGAGAAATATAAAGGGGCGATTTTGCCTGCGTTTTAA